From a region of the Acidimicrobiales bacterium genome:
- a CDS encoding peroxidase-related enzyme (This protein belongs to a clade of uncharacterized proteins related to peroxidases such as the alkylhydroperoxidase AhpD.) → MTEHPISRFKVPSLDEMPDDIRQMIEQVQEKSGFIPNVFLALAHRPDEFRAFFAGHDALMDRKDGLSKAEREMIVVATSAVNECLYCVIAHGAILRIRAKNPLIADQVAINPFKADLSERERAIVDFALLVCSAAGSITDADIDDMRQKGFTDDEIWDIGAITAFFAMSNRLANLSSMRPNDEFYSMAR, encoded by the coding sequence ATGACCGAGCATCCCATTTCGCGTTTCAAAGTTCCCTCGCTCGACGAGATGCCAGACGACATCCGCCAGATGATCGAACAGGTGCAGGAGAAGTCGGGGTTCATCCCCAACGTGTTCCTGGCGCTGGCGCATCGACCAGACGAGTTCCGCGCATTCTTTGCCGGTCACGATGCCTTGATGGACCGAAAGGACGGGCTCAGCAAGGCCGAGCGCGAGATGATCGTTGTCGCCACCAGCGCGGTGAACGAGTGTCTGTATTGCGTGATCGCCCACGGAGCGATTCTGCGGATCAGGGCCAAGAACCCGCTGATCGCCGATCAGGTAGCGATCAACCCCTTCAAGGCCGACCTCAGCGAGCGCGAGCGGGCCATCGTCGACTTCGCGCTGCTGGTGTGCTCGGCTGCGGGTTCGATCACCGACGCCGACATCGACGACATGCGCCAGAAGGGCTTCACCGACGACGAGATCTGGGATATCGGCGCCATCACAGCGTTCTTCGCCATGTCGAACCGTCTGGCCAACCTCAGCTCGATGAGGCCCAACGACGAGTTCTATTCGATGGCTCGCTGA